In Nitrososphaera sp., the sequence CTGGCGAAACGAGATACTTTTACCTACAAATGAATCGTATCGGTCAGGATCTAACGAAATAGCATTATTAAAACAATGAATAGCTTCATGATAATTGCCAAGTCTGAGCAGAGCATATCCTTTTTCGTTAAGGGCATGTGGATAGTCAGGCTTTATTGCAATGGCCTTGTCAAGGAAATCTATCGCTTCTTGGAATTTTTCGAGGTCGTAGAGAGCGTATCCCTTAAGTGCATATGACTGAGCAGACTTTGGATCCAGCGAAGTTGCCCTTTCGGCGCACTCAATAGCTTCCTGGTATTTCCCAAGCATGCGAAGGGTGTCGCTCGTTCCTTGAAGTATGTCTAAATTACTTGGTTCTAGCGCAATCGCCTTGTCAAAGCACTCAATTGCTTCTTGGTATTTGCCAAGCCCTCGGAGAGCTTCACCCTTGCCCCAAACTGCAAGAGAAAATTCAGGTTCTAGCGCGATGGCCTTGTCGTAGAGTTTTATAGCTTCTTGGTATTTGCCAAGCCCTCGGAGAGCTTCACCCTTGCCCCAAACTGCAAGAGAAAATTCAGGTTCTAGCGCAATCGCCTTGTCAAAGCACTCAATAGCTTCTTGGTATTTGCCAAGCATGTTAAGCGCGTACGCCTTTTCGCCAATTGCATCATAAGAGTTCGGCTCGAGTGCAATGGCCTTGTTATAGAAGTTAATAGCTTCCTGGTATTTGCCAAGCATGTTATGCGTACGGGCATTCCAGGTATTTGCGGTAGTATTGTCGGGGTTTAGCGCGAGGGCCCTTTCAAAGCATTCTCTCGCTTCTTGGTATTTTCCTTGCTCGGATAGTGTACCTGCCTCCAAATACAGTGAGCGTCCCTTCCCGACTAGCGAGTCAACATCTCTCGGTTGTAAATCCAAGATCTTGTCATAAAAAACTCTTGCCGAACGATAGTCTGTATTCTGGATGCTCGTAGCAGCCATTTCTCTGAGCACTGTAATTTTGTCTGCGCGGTCCTGAATTGGTGAATTCTCGCTCGATATTTGTTCATTAGAATGTAACGTACCTCTGTCAGAAAAAATCTTGAAAACAAATTCACCCCAGTCGCTTTCGGGCAAATGGCCATAGATAGGGTTCTGAGGCACTCTACTACGAGGAACATAT encodes:
- a CDS encoding tetratricopeptide repeat protein — translated: MDAQSKPKVLRHRSVRELYVKSHAIVIGISNYKNEKLYLKNTVNDAKEIAKILEEKYDFEVRLLIDEQASKQELEELFIDTIRGQAIGEKDRLLVYYAGHGVLRSSARGRGGVFEESFIVPFDAKPGSHSTYVNLDILTNNCQFCHAKHVLLILDSCYSGSALVNRRNFELESDQDDRYLAGKISKRSFQVIAATSRDQAALDGWFGSDHGAFTESLLQLLNNEFDPDHDGILTASEVGAYLEKYVPRSRVPQNPIYGHLPESDWGEFVFKIFSDRGTLHSNEQISSENSPIQDRADKITVLREMAATSIQNTDYRSARVFYDKILDLQPRDVDSLVGKGRSLYLEAGTLSEQGKYQEARECFERALALNPDNTTANTWNARTHNMLGKYQEAINFYNKAIALEPNSYDAIGEKAYALNMLGKYQEAIECFDKAIALEPEFSLAVWGKGEALRGLGKYQEAIKLYDKAIALEPEFSLAVWGKGEALRGLGKYQEAIECFDKAIALEPSNLDILQGTSDTLRMLGKYQEAIECAERATSLDPKSAQSYALKGYALYDLEKFQEAIDFLDKAIAIKPDYPHALNEKGYALLRLGNYHEAIHCFNNAISLDPDRYDSFVGKSISFRQLEKYQEAIECADKAIAINPDKSAAFESKGHAFYDLGMYQEAIDCFDKVLLINPGETEVAKFKKAILDKHKKGNSRRWRKPW